AAACGTTTCTGCGTGCAGGTTCCTGTTCGAGGGTTGCCACGGCAACGTGCTGTACACGGGAGACTTCCGGTTTGCAGCCGGAGACGTCGCGAGGATGGAGCATCTGCACTCCGGCAGCCGGTCGGCCCTTCACCTCCTTTCTGCCCCACAGATTGTCTCCATAGCAACAGGATGTTCAGgagttattatataattatataaatagttATTATTCACTTGTTGTTTCTCGCTTCACACGCAGAGTGAAGGACATTCAGAGTGTTTATCTGGACTCCACTTTCTACGACCCGCGATACTACCAGATTCCCACTCGGGTAAGTTTTGGAGacgtggggggcggggcttcaacgAAGAGACGTTCAGGGTTcaaacaggaaggaggagaattAAAATGTTCTGGAAGATCGGCAGCTGGAGAACTGGACTTTAACATAAAATGTAACTGCTGCCGGCGTTAAGCCAGATTTACTCAGCTCCGGTTGCTGGTGTGTAACGTTTAATATTTGGACTTTATGTTCACATATAACGATTTAAATTGGACAAATTCTAAGATTTGATTGATTTTAAAATGTCgacagttttttttaacaacgtttttttctgtgtgtgtgtttctgtgtgtgtgtgtttctctgtgtgtgtgtttctctctgtgtgtttctctgtgtgtgtgtgtgttattctctgtcgttgtgtgtgtgtttctctgtgtgtgggtgtgtgtgtgttattctctgtcgttgtgtgtgtgtttctgtgtgtgtgtgtgtgtgtgtttgttcaggaGGTCTGTCTGAGCGGTATCTCGGAGCTGGTGGGGAACTGGATCCGTCAGAGTTCGTATCACGTCGTGTGGCTCAACTGTAAAGCTGCGTATGGATACGAGTACCTGTTCACCAACCTGGGGGAGCAGTTCAACACACAGGTaacgaacaaacacacacacacacttcctactcgcacgtgtgtgtgttaattgttGACGTGTCGCGTTGTCTCAGATCCATGTCAGAAGTCTGGATATGTTCAAGAAGATGCCCGAGATCCTGAACTACGTGACGACTGACCGCAGGACGCAGATCCACGCCTGCCGACACTCGACGgtgcccttcacacacacacaccacacacacacacacacccagggtTTACACATGGGGTCatgatttggtgtgtgtgtatgtagaatGAGGATTTCCGCCAAGGCAGCCGGCTGCCGTGCGGCTGCTCCGCCTCCGACGGGACGCCGCTCCACATCATCAGCATCAAACCGTCCACCATGTGGTTCGGAGAGAGGACGAAGAAAACCAACGTGATAATAAAGTGAGCGAGAGAATAATTAATtctacacgaccgttcaaaagtttggggtcacgtagaaatgtccttatttttttgaatgaagataacattaaatgaatcataaactctctctgcatagttaatgtgtacatgagtattctctggtgttgatgaagtctctccagaggtgtgtagaggcccatctccactgttctaatggtacattgtgttatcgccttagaagactagcagaggggtagaaaaccctttttaggtgagcgcagctgaaaacagttatgctgctgagagaagctataaaactggccttcctttgagacacaagtttgaagaacaaaattaatatttacaataaatatcactatttataaccttgtcaatgtcttgactatattttatatacattttgcaattaatttgataaacaaAAGTGTGAGTCTTcttggaaaacaccaaattgtctgggtgacggTGTAAATCACGTTGAGTTTTGGTTTACGAGAGCTCaaatatatgttgttgttgttgttgtgtttccagAACAGGAGCCAGTTCCTTCAGAGCCTGCTTCAGCTTCCACTCTTCCTACTCGGAGGTAACTCCATTATTTATCTACTTTATGAACCAATTACATAGagagcattttattttgtgacaCAGGTTTATTAGAAGCTTAAACAAGACAGTTTCCCCCTCAGTTTCAGGCTCAAAGGGAaactctgttttttaaatatttatatatatatcttcacgTACGCTGAATGTTCCTCTCTTGATCGTCAGATCAAAACCTTCCTGTCCGACCTCCAGCCCGTCAACATCTACCCGAGCGTCGTCCCGATTGGTCTCACGCTGACTGAGGTCACGCAGATGTGAGTGAGAAGTGTTCATTCTTTACTCATAAACCCAGATGTAGGTGACTGTGAAGTCTGGAGTTGATTTGTTGAATCTATCTCTCGATATTTGGATAATTCAAcgatgtatttttgtatttttttaagccaagatgcaaaaaataaataaatcttgtttaaattcaattcagttcattttacgGCTTCTTAATTGTGAGGATTCTCTAAcatgcttttgtttttctttaatttggACAAAACGAGGAAATAAAAGATTTTATAAAGGTATAATGGAGCATTTAACCAGGAAACTTAACAAGGAAATATCTGTAAAATTGGACGCCAATGTCTCCCTTTAGTAGACTTTTGTAATTTAATAAAGCGAGAGAACATCACACCTGTGATACAAGAAGAAGTTAAGAGCTGTAGCCAGTTTTACGTGTTGATAATTGGGTTAATAATTGTTTACAGGTTGAAGCTGATGTGCAGGAGCCGGTCGGATCAAACGACATCCGTGTACAAACCTCTGGGGGTCCTCAAACGCTGCGTGGTGGAGCGACCTGCATacggtgaaacacacacacacacacacacacacacgcatgcacacatacGTAGAACTACAACAGATGGAGTTTGGGAGCTTTAAAATGGTTTAGGCCTACTAATACTTCAATATATATGACaatattaaacatttattttccatatacaatttttttttcacatttacaatcctatttatttaaattattattttatttattttatttattttatttattttatttcactaGAGTTGCACGTATTTCCATTTAATGAATTCTTTCAGATCAGTTAAATTGTGATTGTTATATCCTTAAATCtggtatttttcttcttcataaacTAACATTTAATCGTCAGCGtatcttttttaaacattaacatCTTCTTCTCTGATCAGACTGCGGCGGCGATGACGGGCTGTTTGACGGGCTGGACCTGGCTCCAGTGAGGAAGAAGACGGCGCCGGACTTCACAAATGGTGCGTAATAATTTTAACGTAATTTATTTATCGATCGGCGTTCACAACGTTTTCTTTTCGATCTGCATTTCCCAGTCGGAGCTCCGAGTCCTCGGAAAACTGCGTCCGCGGTGGAGTCCCCTCCTCTGACGGTCACAGACGCTCAGCCCGTGATCCGCAACTTCATGGACTGCACCGAGTCgaacgatgaagaggaagatgaccaggaggaggaggaggaaggaaaggaggaaggaaaggaggaaggaagcggCTCCTCTTGTCTCCCTAAGTGGGAGGACTTCTTCACCACGGAGACGCTGCCTGACAGCCAGAACAGCCTCAACAGCCAATTACAgtcctgctgctccgccgcaagccccgcctcctccaaaATGACCGGCTCCCAGAGCCCCGATCTGTTCGGCGACGAAGAGGAGACCCCGAATAACGAAGAGAACTTCAGCCTGACCCTCTCCGCCTCGCTGTCCAACCATTCCTCGCAGAACCTGGATTCCTATTTGCCCGACACTCTGATCCTCCAACCGGAGCCGGAGGGGCGGGAGCGAGGCGACTCGGGGACCAATGGCGCGTCTCGGGCGATGGAGGTGATTGGCGGCGGCCAATCGGAGCTCTCGGGGTCTCAGGAGGCGTCGTCGTCGGACGACTTTGACGTCCCGTGCACGCCGGAGTcaaagccgccgccgccggatgAGCTGTCGCGGTTGTACAGGAAGTTGGCGTCCGGAGAGGAAGTGGTCATCGGGAAAGGAAGTCAGTGAGCGACtctactttttatttatcttgCAGAGTgagcttctatacaaccattcCTCTAATTCAGTTAgacctctaaacacacacacacacacgcgccattCATTCCGATGCACTTAATACCCTCATGtgctctacaggactgtctcagaaaattagaatattgtgataaagttctttattttctgtaatgcaattaaaaaaacaaaaatgtcatgcattctggattcattacaaatcaaactgaaatattgcttttattcttttaatattgctgattatgggtttaagaaaactcaaatatcctatctctaaatattagaatatcatgaaaagtatactagtagggtattaaacaaatcacttgaatcgcctAATTAACTttcgacacacaaacacattttcaaatgtttgattttgttttgctgttataaatctttttacttggtctgaggaaatattcaaatttatgagataggattttagagtttttttaagctgtaagccataatcagcaaaattaaaaaaaataaaggcattatttatttcagttttgTTGTAATCAATatgcatgatatttttttttttttttttgcatataagaaaaaaagaatgaacatATCACAATTCtcacagtcctgtacatgcaaATTATGCACGAAATATGATGCAATCGTTATCTGTGTGTTTAATGTAAAGTATTCATGTGATAATTGTAGCTGCATTCTATTAATTATTGACAAGTTCAAATCAAGAATTAGTTTGACTTCATTCgagttaaaacaaataaaatatgtgcCAAACTAATTTTGGAAAATATTTTCATGaaacatatttctttaaattatcttttttttgtggcgGGGGGGGACTATTACATAATTGTGACAAAAATATTAGAacaacatttttacatttgaaaaataaagttgtgTCATGGCGACATTTATCTCGTCTCCCACCCCGTTCTCactcttttatttgtttacattttttaaaactttgtttTCAGGTTTATTTGGCCAATATAAGTACTTTAGGACATTATAAATAAGTCTGTTTGTCACCGAAAACTTCACAGTTTATGTTACTGGTGTTAATAAAGGAAGAAATATGCAAAACAACACAGGTTATATCCTACACGGTAGCCGGACCTTAAATGAGTGCGACCCGCCCTCGACACGGAGAGCTGCCGCATCTCTTGTTGTCATGTGGCGGCCgtcagctgattggctgagcctCGTGAGCCGCCtcaccgcctccttcctcctttacCTCCGTCTGCTTCCGGGGAAGTGCGAGAGTCTTTAACCAGTTGGTTTGTGCCCACGGTGAACCAGGTGGTGCTGGTTCCCATTACAGTCTTCACAGAGGACACTGGGAGAGGAGATTGGCTCCTCTGGGTGCTGCTGGTTCCCATTTGAGACCCGATGACAAACGCCTTGcagggtcttcttcttcttcttcctcttcttcttcctcttctccgtcTTCTGCCGTGTGATTCTTCTGTTGCACCTTTCTGAAAATCAcgtgaataattattatttaataggTGCAATGGAAGAAAACAACACTGGATGAATGTACTGCATAATTACAGTGATGCGTTAagatataactttatttattccgGAGGAAAAAGGTGTGCAGCAGTGCAAAGTAGAAAAGAGTGCAAataagaatattatatatatatatatatatttgtatttctttatatatatatatatatatataatatgtttataaagatattatatatatatattaaatatatttatatattattttgttctttttctttatgcatatatatatatttaatatatgtattatatacatattatatataatatatatataatatgtaatatatatatatttgtatttctttatgaatatatctaatatatttatatatatatattgtatatatctaatatatttatatatttatttatttatatatattattttgttcttctttttcgttatgcatatatatatatatttaatagatgtatttatatatatattatattatatatatatatatattctgatcaCTCAACGAAGTTTCATGTGTCTGCAAATTAATTTTGCACCGTACTGACATCACTTTCGTTAATGAGAAAAAGCAGAGAGACACTGGAGGgggtcgacacacacacacacacactgaagcgaGCGCACACACCTGGCTCTTCATTAAGGTGAGAGTCCGTCCCCCCACAGCGGCCTCCTGAGGGACGACAGGTCTCTCTCATGATCTGTGGACGTCCGATTCGTTCATTAACTCACACGTCAAATATTAAACGAGGTGCACATGAcgcacaaataaaaaacaacacgtaCGTCTAATTAAAGGTACACAACGTACTGGtgaacatgtgcacacacagaaacacacaataaacaaaacacaaacacagactgtGAAGTGCTCATCAGTGTTTTCTCTCCCATGTTCCCACGACCCTGAAGATTCAACaggaaatatgtgtgtgtgtgtgtgtgtgtgtgtgtgtgtgagagagacatttCCGACATTGTCGCCAACAGTGgctacaaatgtatatattactctctttttttctttttaaaactatatttaattaactctgcctttgtgtgtgtgtgtgtgtgtgtgtgtgtgtgtgtgtgtgtgtgtgtgtgtctgttacctCTTAGTGATCCTTTCTGTATTTGAGGAATGTTGCTCAGGTCTGAAGGAAaacccacatacacacctccATAGTTCCtataaacacacatgcaacatgGTAAATATACTTTTAGAAGTAATCTTTTTcattatataaatttatataaatgtatatatatatattatattatatgcgTAGATTGAAAATCAGAACTGAGTGACTCACTTCCATTTGTTGTCCTCTGCCACGGACGACAAATCTTCTGAtctgtcagcacacacacacacacaaacgcacacacacatacacacacaaacgcacacacacacagacacacacacgttcaaagCTCCACATTAACGGAGCACATCAGAGAAAGGTCAAACAACAAGGACACGTTTTGATGAAAGAGGTCGGAGTGAACTCACATCTTCGATGAAGACTTGGAACGACCTGAAAACAGACGGAGAATAACTTTGATCCACAATTTAGTTTACTTCTTTCTGTTGAACTcataatgttcatgtttattttgtatttgtatccaCCTGCAGCTCACTTGGCACAAATAAACAACATGTGACAGAAGAAGTTACTAAAGCATTAAAGAGAGAGACGTTCTCCTCTCTCACGGTTCACCTGCAGCGCAGACGGGAAAACAACGTTCTCTCACCTGCAGTGAcgtcgctgctgctgccgctggccGGTGAGGAGTTACCACAGCCCATCTCTACCTGAGTctatgaagaggaagaacaagaacaagaagaacaagacagaagaagaagaggaggaggaggaggttgaggagaagaaggaggatgaagaggagaagaagaggaggaagaaggcagaagaagaagaaagaaaaagaaggagacagaagaaggagacaagatgaatgaggatgaggaggagaagaaggagaaggagacaggaaaagaaggaagtaagaagaagaaaaagaagaacaagacagaagaagaagaagaagagaaagaagaagaagaggaaatgaagaagCCGTGGAGCAACAACCGATACAAAGAAAGAAGGGATGAGGTCGTCCCTGTGCTCCCCGTTTAGTCGCGTGTACCTCTCGGCATGGAGGAAGGAATCAAATGAGGgtaagaaaagagaggaggagagagagtggaggagagagaggagagagagaggagagagagaggaggatagagaggagagaggaggagagaggagaggaggagagagaggagagagaggagagagagagaggaggagagagagaggagagagaggaggagagagaggagaggaggagagagagaggagagatagatgagaggagagaggaggagagagagagagagaggagaggagagaggagagagaggaggagagagagaggagagagaggaggagagagaggagagagagagaggaagaggaggagagagagaggaggagagaggaatcaGCTCGGAGTGAGTTCTCCCTTGCTGTCGTGTTTGAATGTTTTCACCGAAATGTTCCGTTTAGTCTTCAGGTCACTTTGATGTATTTAAGGGGAACACTCAGAACCACCTGGATGGGTTCTGATTGGGTTCTAGGTAGAACCACCTGGATGGGTTATGGACGAACACTTTTCATAGAAGAGGGTTATTGCTAGAACCCTCTGGGTGTGTTCTGATTGGGTTCTAGGTAGAACCACCTGGATGGGTTCTGATTGTGTCCTAGGTAGAACCCTCTGGATAGGTTCTGATTGGATTCTAGGTAGAACCCTCTAGATGGGTTCTGATTGGGTTCTAGGTAGAACCACCTGGATGGGTTCTGATTGTGTCCTAggtagaaccctctggttgggtTCTGATTGGGTTCTAGGTAGAACCACCTGGATAGGTTCTGATTGGGTTCTAGGTAGAACCCTCTAGATGGGTTCTGATTGGGTTCTAGGTAGAACCACCTGGATGGGTTCTGATTGTGTCCTAggtagaaccctctggttgggtTCTGATTGGGTTCTAGGTAGAACCACCTGGATGGGTTCTGATTGGGTTCTAGGTAGAACCCTCTAGATGGGTTCTGATTGGGTTCTAGGTAGAACCACCTGGATGGGTTCTGATTGGGTTCTAGGTAGAACGGGCTGGACCGATCACAGCATCTTCCAGGAACCAAACGGAGGTACCGGTGCTCTCTAGAACCACACAGGGTTCTCTCAGAATGGACTTGTTCTTCAAACAAGTGCTCTCGTGTTTGTGTTCTCTGCGGAACACAAACACGTTCGATGCCGACGTGGGAAGTAAAAAATGGAAAACGCATAATTATCACGCTGCGTgccggaaaaagaaaaatgagccGACACCTCCGTGAAAATACGAGATTGTTTGTCTCCTCGCGACTCGGTCCTGGTGCGAAGGTTTATTATAAATAGACGTGCTGGAAATCTAAAAACAATCCCAGATCATCATGTGATGCGTTCACGGAACAAGAAGCTTCATTCCTGGAGAACTGGAGAACGGAACGTGGAGTTTAAACATAGAAAGatgtttatttcattattattcataGAACTTGTGAATATAAGTCCAATATTGTGTCTTtttgctctgtttttggtctccaccggaTAGATTTCGAACTCTTCAGCTGCGAAACGCTCCATTATCTTTTTCAccgttaacattttttttaaatttcgtaTTCATCGGGTTTGTGTCCATCTGACGAATATAAGTCCGATATTGTCTCGTCTTTTTATACGAtgagaggaaataaataaataggattAATCTTCGTTTTATGATCCGTTTCTGGAACAAATGTTTATTCTCATCTTCGTCATCGCCTTAGAAATGTTAGAAAACAGacgaaaatgtttttttggcgTCTTCAGATCGTTTCTGAGTGTTTGATGTTCATGTTCCTCAAAGAACAGGACAACGCAATGTTGggtttaaaacataaaaaacgttaatttcattattattcataGACTTTGTGAATATAAGTCCAATATTGTCTTGTCTTTTTGCTccgtttttggtctccacccgATAGATTTCGGCCTCTTccgctgctaaatgctccattATCATTTTCACCCTCTGCCGTTACCGGTTAGATCCTCGCCTGCGATTGGTCGATAATAATAACAACGAACTTCGTGCGTCGGTTCCACCGCGGCAacgggaaaagaaaaagaaaaaacactcatCAACCTTCTTCCTCTTGACTTTTAAATGActaatgaccacacacacacatacactaacacacacacacacacacacactcagttagACTCACATGAGTGACAGGGTAAAGCAGAGAGACTTTCAGAACATAATTGATCGTTCTCATGGTTTCCAGCAGGAAGAGGACATGACTTGTGCCGCATGCTGAGGGGTTTTCATTCGTTTCCCGCCTCTTGTGTTTCATTCAGAGCTTCAGTGAGAAATATCTGAAACAAACAAATCCAACACGCTCCACTGCAGGAAGGATATGAACGAGACCACCTTATAGGAGCTTTAACACACAGCAGGTGATGAAGGTTTAGACTTTTTTTCACACGGTTCAgattgtttatttgtgaaaaccttgaaaaaaaaagaataatatagATTGTTGTactcatgacattttttttatttgcaatttttttgtttctgaacAACAGGATATTTGACCTTTTAAAGAGAAAGTCtgatgaatttattttcattttaatcttgattatcatatatatatatatatttaatatatgtattttatatattatatatattatatatatatatacatagtgttGATTTTGTATTGTGTAATTGTAAAGTGGCTCTGGACCTGGACagtcaatattattattatataaaaggGGGAAGAATTAGAGTGAACTAAATGAGTTGTGTGTTTGAAGCTGCAGTTCCTCATTGTGAACACAGGGTGACAGTGTTCtcatatttatcaaattaaaatcCAATTCTGCTTTGTCTATGAATGGGAGATTGATTGTACAACAAGCAAATAAATCACCATCGAGATTGAGATAAAACTTTATCGATACCTGCAGGTAAAATTCACAAGCTCCCCAGCAGGTAAACATtatttaaagtaattaa
This is a stretch of genomic DNA from Pseudoliparis swirei isolate HS2019 ecotype Mariana Trench chromosome 10, NWPU_hadal_v1, whole genome shotgun sequence. It encodes these proteins:
- the dclre1c gene encoding protein artemis, with protein sequence MSSFAGRMKEYPTVSLDRFDRENLHSRAYFLSHCHKDHMKGLKGPKLKRKLQFSRTVRLYCSFVTKELLLSNPKYSFWEEYIVPLEVESPTQISLVDETSGEKEELLVTLLPAGHCPGSVMFLFEGCHGNVLYTGDFRFAAGDVARMEHLHSGSRVKDIQSVYLDSTFYDPRYYQIPTREVCLSGISELVGNWIRQSSYHVVWLNCKAAYGYEYLFTNLGEQFNTQIHVRSLDMFKKMPEILNYVTTDRRTQIHACRHSTNEDFRQGSRLPCGCSASDGTPLHIISIKPSTMWFGERTKKTNVIIKTGASSFRACFSFHSSYSEIKTFLSDLQPVNIYPSVVPIGLTLTEVTQMLKLMCRSRSDQTTSVYKPLGVLKRCVVERPAYDCGGDDGLFDGLDLAPVRKKTAPDFTNVGAPSPRKTASAVESPPLTVTDAQPVIRNFMDCTESNDEEEDDQEEEEEGKEEGKEEGSGSSCLPKWEDFFTTETLPDSQNSLNSQLQSCCSAASPASSKMTGSQSPDLFGDEEETPNNEENFSLTLSASLSNHSSQNLDSYLPDTLILQPEPEGRERGDSGTNGASRAMEVIGGGQSELSGSQEASSSDDFDVPCTPESKPPPPDELSRLYRKLASGEEVVIGKGSQ